A genome region from Arthrobacter sp. SLBN-100 includes the following:
- a CDS encoding MarR family winged helix-turn-helix transcriptional regulator, whose amino-acid sequence MGTPLPRDPIADARRNWEDHGWADMAAPMAAITAIMRTQQILLARIELVLKPFGLTFARYELLALLSFSRSGSLPMKKASTLLQVHPTSITNAVDRLQEAGLVRRSPHRTDGRTTLVELTAEGRTLAKRSTAALNAEVFSASGFGREDIDQLIRILGDFRRNAGDFVDS is encoded by the coding sequence ATGGGCACTCCGCTCCCCCGCGATCCCATTGCTGATGCCCGCCGAAACTGGGAGGACCACGGCTGGGCGGACATGGCCGCTCCCATGGCAGCCATCACTGCCATCATGCGGACCCAGCAGATTCTGCTCGCCAGGATCGAACTCGTGCTGAAGCCTTTCGGGCTGACCTTCGCACGCTACGAGCTGCTCGCGCTCCTGAGCTTTTCCAGGAGCGGCTCCCTTCCGATGAAAAAGGCCAGCACGCTCCTCCAGGTCCATCCGACGTCCATCACTAACGCGGTGGACCGGCTGCAGGAGGCCGGGCTGGTCCGCCGGTCACCGCACCGGACGGACGGCCGCACCACGCTGGTCGAGCTCACTGCCGAGGGGCGCACCTTGGCGAAACGTTCGACGGCGGCGCTGAACGCCGAGGTTTTCAGCGCCTCCGGCTTCGGGCGGGAGGATATCGATCAGCTGATCCGGATACTGGGGGACTTCCGCCGGAATGCCGGCGACTTCGTCGACTCCTGA
- a CDS encoding DedA family protein gives MWGTAADAGGSAENLTGLVGVAARGIEQLGEWGVGLFTLAETMLPPIPSEVILPLAGYLARQGSLNLALVFVTSTLGAWLGALLLYSLGAKLGLERSIRGLSKLPLVDREDFEHAAGWFRRHGRRSIFFGRLLPGVRSLISLPAGAAAVPLGMFTIYTLGGSGLWNGLLLGLGYLLGTQYRLIEEYSRFLNYAVYAAAAVTVVLLVARRIKRAKAPR, from the coding sequence ATGTGGGGAACGGCGGCGGACGCGGGCGGCTCGGCCGAAAACCTGACCGGGTTGGTTGGCGTCGCTGCCCGGGGTATCGAGCAGCTCGGCGAATGGGGCGTGGGGCTCTTCACCCTGGCCGAAACCATGCTGCCGCCCATTCCCAGCGAAGTGATCCTGCCGCTGGCCGGCTACCTTGCCAGGCAGGGCTCCCTGAACTTGGCCCTGGTTTTTGTCACCAGCACGTTGGGCGCCTGGCTTGGGGCCCTCCTCCTCTACTCGCTTGGGGCCAAGCTTGGCCTGGAGCGGTCCATCCGCGGGTTGTCAAAGCTACCGCTGGTGGACCGGGAGGACTTTGAACACGCCGCCGGCTGGTTCCGCCGGCATGGGCGGCGGTCCATCTTCTTCGGGCGGCTGCTTCCCGGTGTGCGGAGCCTTATTTCCCTTCCGGCCGGTGCTGCAGCCGTGCCACTGGGCATGTTCACCATCTACACGCTCGGTGGCAGCGGGCTGTGGAACGGGCTGCTGCTGGGGTTGGGGTACCTGCTGGGCACACAGTACCGGCTGATCGAGGAGTACTCACGGTTCCTGAACTACGCCGTTTATGCCGCTGCAGCTGTCACCGTGGTGCTGCTCGTGGCCCGCAGGATCAAACGCGCCAAAGCGCCGCGCTGA
- a CDS encoding enoyl-CoA hydratase/isomerase family protein: MADSAESSTDTNAEVLFERRGQLGVVTLNRPRAVNALTTGMVGSLLDQLTAWADDDGVATVLVRGAGERGLCAGGDIVAIYEDIPAGGGQTAGFWQAEYRLNSLIARYPKPYVAFMDGLVLGGGVGISAHGSVRVVTERTRMGMPETTIGFAPDVGGTFLLSRSPGEAGTHAALTGAHLNAGDALYLGLADCCVPSARLEELMVALESETAEAAVVRYRGPVPPSAVEEQRGWIDSCYASDDAGEIVRRLRSFGGERGGEAASAADTIEAKSPTAVKVTLASLRRAKGMALDEALAQEYRVGLRFLAAPDFREGIRAQVVDKDRTPRWRPPTLAEVLPEQVERFFDPLGSKELDLELKETDHA, encoded by the coding sequence ATGGCAGACAGCGCAGAAAGCAGTACGGACACCAACGCCGAGGTGCTGTTTGAGCGCCGCGGGCAGCTGGGGGTGGTCACCCTCAACAGGCCTCGGGCGGTGAATGCGCTGACCACCGGGATGGTGGGCTCGCTTTTGGACCAGCTCACCGCATGGGCGGACGACGACGGCGTTGCCACGGTTCTTGTGCGCGGTGCCGGCGAACGGGGATTATGTGCCGGCGGCGACATTGTGGCCATCTATGAGGACATCCCCGCCGGCGGAGGGCAAACGGCCGGCTTCTGGCAGGCGGAATACCGGCTGAATTCGCTGATCGCCCGCTACCCCAAACCGTATGTCGCCTTCATGGATGGGCTGGTCCTGGGCGGCGGCGTGGGAATCTCGGCCCACGGCTCGGTGCGGGTGGTCACCGAGCGCACGCGGATGGGCATGCCGGAGACCACCATTGGTTTTGCCCCCGACGTCGGCGGGACCTTCCTGTTGTCCCGCTCACCAGGGGAGGCGGGAACCCACGCGGCGCTCACCGGGGCGCACCTGAACGCGGGGGATGCCCTGTACCTGGGCCTCGCTGACTGCTGCGTCCCGTCGGCGCGGCTCGAGGAACTGATGGTGGCGCTGGAAAGCGAAACTGCGGAAGCCGCCGTCGTACGTTACAGGGGGCCGGTTCCGCCCTCCGCCGTTGAGGAGCAGCGGGGGTGGATCGACAGTTGCTACGCCTCCGACGACGCCGGGGAGATCGTCCGCCGGCTCCGGAGCTTCGGTGGCGAAAGGGGCGGGGAGGCGGCCAGTGCCGCCGACACCATCGAGGCGAAATCTCCCACCGCCGTGAAGGTGACGCTGGCATCGCTGCGGCGAGCCAAGGGCATGGCACTGGATGAAGCCCTCGCGCAGGAGTACCGGGTGGGACTGCGTTTCCTGGCGGCGCCGGATTTCCGCGAGGGCATCCGGGCGCAGGTGGTGGACAAGGACCGTACACCCCGCTGGCGCCCGCCAACTCTCGCCGAGGTGCTGCCGGAGCAGGTGGAGCGCTTTTTTGACCCGCTGGGCAGCAAGGAACTGGACCTTGAGTTGAAGGAGACGGACCATGCCTGA
- the mmsB gene encoding 3-hydroxyisobutyrate dehydrogenase encodes MPEGYTIAFLGLGHMGGPMAVNLVRAGYTVAGFDVVPAALDAAREHGVPVAASAAEAVSGANVVLTMFPSGRHVLDAYQGSGGGPGLLSAAAPGTMFLDCSTINVDEAREAARLAIDAGHRSVDAPVSGGVVGAEAGTLTFMVGGDPEDFEAVRPLLEVMGKRVVHCGAHGAGQAAKICNNLILGASMIAVSEAFVLGEKLGLTHQALFDVASAASGQCWALTTNCPVPGPVPTSPANRDYQPGFAGALMAKDLQLAVNALQSTGVAARVGPLAAEIYGTFAAEGGAGRDFSGIITDIRDKSDARDGSGNMNRPGNHAGGTPQTASKSAAHSAAQDDGSPE; translated from the coding sequence ATGCCTGAGGGCTACACCATCGCGTTCCTGGGCCTTGGCCACATGGGCGGTCCCATGGCGGTGAACCTGGTCCGCGCTGGCTACACCGTGGCAGGTTTCGACGTGGTGCCCGCCGCCCTTGATGCTGCACGGGAGCATGGCGTTCCTGTTGCCGCCAGCGCCGCTGAAGCAGTTTCCGGCGCCAACGTGGTCCTGACGATGTTCCCCAGCGGCCGGCATGTGCTCGACGCCTACCAGGGCAGCGGCGGCGGGCCCGGCCTGCTGTCCGCTGCTGCCCCCGGAACCATGTTCCTGGATTGTTCCACCATCAACGTTGACGAAGCGCGGGAAGCAGCAAGGCTGGCCATCGACGCCGGCCACCGCTCGGTGGACGCTCCTGTTTCGGGCGGCGTGGTGGGGGCGGAGGCCGGGACGCTGACGTTCATGGTGGGCGGCGATCCGGAGGACTTCGAAGCAGTGCGTCCGCTGCTGGAGGTGATGGGCAAGCGGGTGGTGCACTGCGGTGCCCACGGGGCGGGACAGGCCGCGAAGATCTGCAACAACCTGATCCTGGGCGCCTCCATGATTGCCGTGAGCGAGGCCTTTGTCCTGGGGGAGAAACTGGGCCTGACCCACCAGGCACTCTTTGACGTGGCATCAGCAGCCTCCGGGCAATGCTGGGCGCTGACCACCAACTGCCCCGTGCCCGGGCCTGTCCCCACCAGCCCAGCTAACCGCGACTACCAGCCCGGTTTTGCCGGGGCCCTCATGGCCAAGGACCTCCAACTTGCCGTCAATGCACTGCAAAGCACCGGAGTGGCAGCCCGGGTGGGTCCGCTCGCCGCGGAAATCTACGGTACGTTTGCCGCGGAAGGCGGCGCCGGACGTGACTTCTCCGGAATCATCACGGACATCCGGGACAAGTCCGATGCCCGGGACGGATCAGGGAACATGAACCGGCCGGGGAATCATGCCGGCGGCACTCCACAGACGGCATCAAAAAGTGCGGCACACAGTGCAGCGCAGGACGACGGGAGCCCCGAATGA
- a CDS encoding CoA-acylating methylmalonate-semialdehyde dehydrogenase: protein MVRELTHYVGGQHAAGLSGRFGDVFDPCTGAVQARVPLAGRDEVHNAVAAGAKAQEEWAEMNPQRRGRILLRFVDLVNRDIDRLARLLSSEHGKTLADSKGDIQRGLEVVEFAAGAPHLLKGEFSTEAGSGIDIHSLRQPLGVVAGITPFNFPAMIPLWKSGPALAAGNAFILKPSERDPSVPLRLAELYSEAGVPDGVFNVVNGDKEAVDALLEDPLVRAIGFVGSTPIAQYIYATAAAHGKRAQCFGGAKNHMVIMPDADLDHAADALIGAGYGSAGERCMAVSVAVPVGQETADRLVARLQERVKSLKVGHSLDQHTDFGPVVTASARERIEGCIQAGVDEGATLLADGRGLTVEGYEDGFWVGPTLFDHVRPEMAIYRQEIFGPVLSVVRAADYDEALRLCSRNEYGNGVAIFTRDGDAARDFATRVDVGMVGINVPIPVPLAYYTFGGWKASGFGDLNQHGADAFRFYTKTKTVTTRWPSGIRHGASFVMPEGS, encoded by the coding sequence ATGGTGCGCGAGCTTACCCACTACGTCGGCGGCCAACACGCCGCAGGCTTGTCCGGCCGTTTTGGCGACGTCTTTGATCCCTGTACCGGCGCAGTCCAGGCGCGCGTGCCGCTGGCCGGCAGGGACGAGGTGCACAACGCCGTTGCTGCCGGCGCGAAGGCACAGGAGGAATGGGCGGAGATGAACCCGCAGCGGCGGGGGAGGATCCTGCTCCGGTTCGTGGACCTGGTCAACCGGGATATTGACAGGCTGGCCCGGCTGCTGTCCTCCGAACATGGCAAGACCCTCGCCGACTCCAAAGGGGACATCCAGCGGGGACTGGAAGTGGTGGAGTTCGCAGCCGGCGCGCCGCACCTGCTCAAGGGAGAATTTTCCACTGAAGCCGGATCCGGGATAGACATCCATTCGCTGCGGCAGCCACTGGGCGTGGTGGCCGGCATTACGCCGTTCAACTTTCCCGCCATGATCCCGCTGTGGAAGTCCGGCCCGGCCTTGGCTGCGGGCAACGCGTTCATCCTGAAGCCCTCCGAGCGGGACCCTTCCGTGCCGCTGCGCCTGGCCGAACTGTACTCCGAGGCGGGCGTCCCGGACGGAGTGTTCAACGTGGTCAACGGGGACAAAGAAGCCGTGGACGCGCTCCTTGAAGATCCGCTGGTCAGGGCCATCGGATTCGTGGGCTCCACCCCTATTGCCCAGTACATCTACGCCACCGCCGCTGCCCACGGAAAGCGCGCGCAGTGCTTCGGCGGTGCCAAGAACCACATGGTGATAATGCCGGACGCAGACCTGGACCACGCCGCGGACGCCCTCATCGGCGCCGGGTACGGCTCCGCGGGGGAGCGCTGCATGGCCGTTTCCGTGGCCGTCCCGGTGGGGCAGGAAACAGCTGACCGGCTGGTGGCCAGGCTTCAGGAACGGGTTAAGTCGCTTAAGGTGGGCCACAGCCTGGACCAGCACACAGACTTCGGCCCGGTGGTTACGGCCTCCGCCAGGGAACGGATTGAGGGCTGCATCCAGGCGGGAGTGGACGAGGGCGCCACCCTGCTGGCCGATGGCCGGGGCCTCACCGTGGAAGGCTACGAAGATGGCTTCTGGGTGGGCCCCACCCTCTTCGACCACGTGAGGCCGGAGATGGCCATCTACCGGCAGGAGATCTTCGGCCCCGTCCTCAGCGTGGTGCGGGCGGCCGACTACGATGAAGCGCTCCGGCTCTGCAGCCGGAACGAGTACGGCAACGGCGTGGCCATCTTCACCCGGGACGGCGATGCTGCCCGGGATTTCGCCACCAGGGTGGATGTGGGCATGGTGGGTATCAATGTGCCCATCCCGGTGCCCCTGGCGTACTACACGTTCGGCGGCTGGAAGGCGTCAGGATTCGGCGACCTTAACCAGCACGGGGCGGATGCATTCCGCTTCTACACCAAGACGAAGACGGTCACCACCAGGTGGCCGTCAGGGATACGGCACGGGGCCAGCTTCGTGATGCCGGAAGGAAGTTGA
- a CDS encoding enoyl-CoA hydratase, which produces MTEYTSILVEQRGRVGLVTLNRPQALNALNKATMEELVQAVRAMDSDPAVGAVVITGSSKAFAAGADIKEMAAQGYMEMYAADWFRGWEDFTRLRIPTIAAVSGFALGGGCELAMMCDLIIAGDNAKFGQPEINLGVLPGMGGSQRLTRAVGKAKAMDLILTGRFMGAEEADRCGLVSRVVPAEDVVEEAVKAAEVIASKSKPVAMVAKEAVNAAFETGLAQGVVFERRLFHSLFATEDQKEGMAAFTGKREPEFRHR; this is translated from the coding sequence ATGACGGAATACACGAGCATCCTGGTGGAACAGCGCGGCCGGGTGGGGCTGGTGACGCTCAACCGGCCTCAAGCGCTGAATGCCCTGAACAAGGCCACCATGGAGGAGCTCGTGCAGGCCGTCCGCGCCATGGACTCCGATCCCGCGGTAGGAGCGGTGGTTATCACCGGCTCCAGCAAGGCCTTCGCCGCCGGGGCTGACATCAAGGAAATGGCGGCCCAGGGCTACATGGAGATGTACGCAGCGGACTGGTTCCGCGGCTGGGAGGACTTTACCAGGCTCCGCATTCCCACCATTGCCGCAGTCTCCGGCTTCGCGCTGGGTGGCGGCTGCGAACTGGCCATGATGTGCGATCTCATCATCGCCGGAGACAACGCCAAGTTCGGGCAGCCCGAGATCAACCTGGGCGTGCTGCCCGGCATGGGCGGGTCGCAGCGGCTCACCAGGGCCGTGGGCAAGGCCAAGGCGATGGACCTGATCCTCACCGGCAGGTTCATGGGGGCCGAGGAAGCTGACCGGTGCGGCCTGGTGTCCCGCGTGGTTCCCGCTGAGGATGTCGTGGAGGAAGCCGTCAAAGCCGCAGAAGTCATCGCGTCCAAGTCCAAACCGGTGGCCATGGTGGCCAAGGAGGCCGTCAACGCGGCCTTCGAAACCGGGCTCGCCCAGGGAGTGGTGTTCGAGCGCAGGCTTTTCCATTCGCTCTTCGCCACGGAGGACCAAAAGGAAGGCATGGCGGCGTTTACCGGGAAACGCGAGCCCGAGTTCCGGCACCGGTAG
- a CDS encoding carbohydrate ABC transporter permease gives MTATAASTELRAQQDKGRKTAQNREKWASARTYISAAVILIWCLAPAYWMVVTAFREVGFTYDTSVLPSHTTLDNFITAFDTSFGNRFGQALLNSVFIGVVVTAVSLVIGVFAAYALARLNFRFKYLVLGFILGASMFPGVALITPLFQLFTNIGWMGTYQALIIPSISFVLPLTVYTLTSFFREMPWELEESARVDGCTQGQAFRKVIMPLAAPAIFTTAILAFISSWNEFLIASQLSSDATQPVTVAIANFAGAQPNQIPYTAIMAAGTIVTVPLVILVLVFQRKIVAGLTAGAVK, from the coding sequence ATGACAGCCACAGCAGCTTCCACGGAATTGCGGGCGCAGCAGGACAAAGGCCGCAAGACTGCCCAGAACCGGGAAAAGTGGGCAAGCGCCCGCACCTACATCAGCGCCGCCGTCATCCTGATCTGGTGTCTGGCGCCGGCCTATTGGATGGTGGTGACCGCCTTTCGCGAGGTGGGCTTTACGTACGACACCTCGGTCTTGCCCTCGCACACGACGTTGGACAACTTCATCACGGCGTTCGACACCTCGTTTGGCAACCGGTTCGGCCAGGCGTTGCTCAACAGCGTGTTCATTGGTGTTGTTGTCACTGCGGTGTCCCTTGTGATCGGTGTTTTTGCTGCCTACGCACTGGCCCGGCTGAACTTCCGGTTCAAGTACCTGGTGCTGGGCTTCATCCTGGGTGCTTCCATGTTCCCCGGCGTTGCCCTGATCACGCCGCTATTTCAGCTGTTCACCAACATCGGCTGGATGGGGACGTACCAGGCACTGATTATTCCGAGCATCTCGTTTGTCCTGCCGTTGACGGTCTACACTTTGACATCCTTTTTCCGCGAAATGCCGTGGGAACTGGAGGAATCAGCACGTGTTGACGGCTGCACGCAGGGGCAGGCGTTCCGCAAGGTGATCATGCCCCTGGCAGCCCCGGCGATCTTCACCACGGCAATCCTGGCGTTCATCTCCTCGTGGAACGAATTTCTCATTGCCAGCCAGCTGTCCAGTGACGCAACCCAGCCGGTGACGGTAGCCATTGCGAACTTTGCCGGCGCGCAGCCCAACCAGATTCCGTACACGGCCATCATGGCAGCCGGTACCATCGTCACCGTTCCCTTGGTGATACTGGTGCTGGTCTTCCAGCGCAAGATCGTCGCCGGCCTAACGGCGGGTGCGGTCAAGTGA
- a CDS encoding carbohydrate ABC transporter permease has translation MATELNPTPVKSPASGGTPVHHAPKGVGEDNRILSQGRWASWLLAPTIVALGVVIVYPIVSAIIMSFQKDAGLDPATGLFTEGGPAGIQNYINWLGQQCAAPGGGTVACPPGTLGGQFWTATGTTFFFTAVTVAFETVLGFWMAMIMARTFRGRGLVRAAVLVPWAIPTAVTAQLWLFMFDFNGIINKVFNVSVLWTGSEWPAKWAVIIADTWKTTPFMALLILAGLQMIPAEVYEAAKVDGTTAWQRFRLITLPLVKPALMVAILFRTLDALRMFDLPYILTQGANNTTTLSILVINQIRQGFNSAAALSTITFIIIFLVAFIFVRFLGANVVEQSGATGKGKK, from the coding sequence ATGGCAACCGAACTAAACCCGACGCCGGTCAAGTCACCGGCGTCGGGTGGCACCCCGGTCCACCACGCACCCAAAGGCGTGGGAGAAGACAACCGGATCCTGAGCCAGGGCAGGTGGGCTTCCTGGCTGCTTGCACCCACCATCGTCGCTTTGGGTGTTGTTATCGTTTACCCGATCGTCAGCGCGATCATTATGTCCTTTCAGAAGGATGCGGGACTGGATCCTGCCACGGGCCTTTTCACCGAAGGAGGCCCAGCCGGCATCCAGAACTACATTAACTGGCTTGGGCAGCAGTGCGCTGCCCCGGGCGGCGGCACAGTGGCCTGTCCGCCGGGTACTCTTGGCGGCCAATTCTGGACAGCTACCGGCACTACGTTCTTCTTCACCGCGGTCACGGTGGCATTCGAAACTGTTCTCGGTTTCTGGATGGCCATGATCATGGCGCGTACGTTCCGCGGCCGCGGGCTGGTCCGGGCAGCTGTGCTGGTGCCGTGGGCCATCCCCACGGCTGTCACCGCTCAGTTGTGGCTCTTTATGTTCGATTTCAACGGCATCATCAACAAAGTATTTAATGTTTCGGTGCTGTGGACTGGCAGCGAGTGGCCGGCGAAATGGGCCGTGATCATTGCGGATACCTGGAAAACAACACCCTTCATGGCCCTGCTGATCCTTGCGGGTCTGCAAATGATTCCGGCAGAGGTGTATGAAGCCGCAAAGGTTGACGGAACCACTGCCTGGCAGCGCTTCCGGCTGATCACGCTTCCTCTGGTGAAACCGGCGCTGATGGTCGCAATCCTCTTCCGTACCCTGGACGCGCTGCGAATGTTCGACCTGCCCTACATCCTGACGCAGGGGGCAAACAACACCACCACGCTCTCCATTTTGGTGATTAACCAGATCAGGCAAGGGTTCAACTCGGCGGCTGCCTTGTCCACCATCACGTTCATCATCATTTTCCTGGTCGCATTCATTTTCGTCCGGTTCCTTGGTGCAAACGTCGTGGAGCAAAGCGGAGCCACCGGTAAGGGGAAGAAATGA
- a CDS encoding acyl-CoA dehydrogenase family protein, with the protein MPVPPAGPHGAPPFPDADLMYIVDLLAPPERDRYFGIRQFLQSSVRQPSIGYWNREEFPFGLLADMGKHGLGALQLDGSSTLFKGLMYVELARADVSLSALAGIHNELILGMISELGSEEQKARWLPGLKSFAHLGAFALTEPDHGSDIAGGLETSARLDGGDWVLNGAKRWIGAATIADFALVWARDVADGEIKGFIVETDRPGYTATKISNKIGLRIMQNADIVLEGVRIPAGNLLPGATSFSRTNELLRDSRAWVGWQGAGIQLAAFDVARAYALGRRQFGRELAGFQLVQQQLADILGNASASLALMAQLARIQQEGKLEMVQAAMAKATVTRLARSSVAMGRSLLGGNGISSDYEMGKLFGDAEILYTYEGSYEINSLIVGRAVTGRSAFH; encoded by the coding sequence ATGCCTGTGCCGCCCGCAGGACCTCACGGCGCGCCGCCCTTTCCTGATGCGGACCTGATGTACATCGTTGACCTCCTGGCGCCTCCCGAACGGGACAGGTACTTCGGTATCCGCCAGTTCCTCCAGTCCTCGGTCCGCCAGCCCTCCATTGGGTATTGGAACCGGGAAGAGTTCCCCTTTGGGCTGCTGGCGGACATGGGAAAGCATGGCCTCGGGGCCCTGCAGCTGGACGGCAGTTCCACGCTTTTCAAGGGCCTCATGTACGTGGAGCTGGCCCGCGCCGACGTGTCTCTTTCGGCGCTCGCCGGGATCCACAATGAACTCATCCTCGGGATGATCAGCGAGCTGGGGTCGGAGGAGCAGAAGGCCCGGTGGCTGCCCGGCCTGAAATCCTTCGCCCACCTTGGAGCCTTTGCGCTGACGGAGCCGGATCATGGCTCGGACATCGCCGGCGGGCTGGAAACGTCGGCCAGGCTGGACGGCGGTGATTGGGTCCTCAATGGTGCCAAGCGCTGGATCGGGGCCGCCACTATCGCCGATTTCGCCCTGGTCTGGGCGAGGGACGTGGCGGATGGCGAAATTAAGGGCTTCATCGTGGAAACGGACAGGCCCGGCTACACCGCCACCAAGATCTCCAACAAGATCGGCCTGCGGATCATGCAGAATGCGGACATCGTGCTGGAGGGCGTACGCATCCCGGCGGGCAACCTGCTGCCCGGGGCCACGAGCTTCTCCAGGACCAACGAGCTTTTACGGGACTCCCGCGCCTGGGTGGGCTGGCAAGGTGCGGGAATCCAGCTGGCTGCCTTCGACGTCGCCCGCGCCTACGCCCTGGGCCGGCGGCAGTTCGGCAGGGAACTGGCCGGCTTCCAGCTGGTCCAGCAACAGCTCGCCGATATATTGGGCAACGCATCCGCCTCGTTGGCGCTGATGGCGCAGCTGGCACGCATCCAGCAGGAGGGGAAGCTGGAGATGGTCCAGGCCGCCATGGCCAAGGCCACCGTCACCCGGTTGGCCCGGTCCTCCGTGGCCATGGGCCGCTCGCTGCTGGGCGGCAACGGCATCAGCAGCGACTACGAGATGGGCAAGCTGTTCGGCGACGCCGAAATTCTCTACACCTACGAGGGCAGCTACGAGATCAACTCGCTCATTGTGGGCAGGGCCGTCACCGGCAGGTCGGCTTTCCACTAG
- a CDS encoding LacI family DNA-binding transcriptional regulator, giving the protein MARTSERSQRGGHSGVSIEDVAAAAGVSTATVSRAVRGLPRVSPATREKILEVAGNLGYVASSSASGLATGRTRTIGVLAPFVSRWFFSKAIEGADRELHARNYNLSLFNLGGHGSNRERLFSKTMVYKQIDALLVLCMALSHDELDHLQKIDIPLVVVGGHVEECAYIGIDDYAAASTAVRHLIGLGHRNIALLHGDDETDLNFDVPRVRILAFKDVMTAAGLPTRPEWDEWGDFTVRSGQEAFRRLWAKPGEKPTAIFCASDEMAMGVIFEAMRLGVRVPQQLSVVGIDNHDFADAMGLTTVGQRPDEQAELATKMLLDELDGETGSVQSAVAPHELIVRRTTAPPQS; this is encoded by the coding sequence GTGGCTCGCACAAGTGAAAGGTCCCAACGGGGCGGCCACAGTGGTGTCAGCATAGAAGATGTGGCGGCGGCAGCGGGAGTTTCCACCGCCACGGTGTCCCGGGCAGTTCGTGGCCTGCCCCGCGTCTCACCCGCCACGCGCGAAAAAATCCTCGAAGTAGCCGGGAACCTGGGCTACGTAGCGTCCAGCTCCGCCTCCGGACTGGCCACGGGAAGAACCAGGACCATCGGCGTGCTCGCCCCGTTCGTGAGCCGGTGGTTCTTTTCCAAAGCCATCGAAGGCGCGGACCGGGAACTCCACGCCCGGAACTACAACCTTTCGCTGTTCAACCTTGGGGGCCACGGCAGCAACCGGGAGCGGCTCTTCAGCAAGACCATGGTTTACAAGCAGATCGACGCCCTGCTGGTCCTGTGTATGGCGCTGTCCCATGATGAATTGGACCACCTCCAGAAAATCGACATCCCTCTGGTGGTGGTGGGCGGCCACGTGGAAGAGTGCGCGTACATCGGCATCGACGATTACGCTGCCGCCTCCACCGCCGTCCGGCACCTGATCGGCCTGGGCCACCGGAACATCGCCCTGCTGCATGGCGACGACGAAACAGACTTGAACTTCGATGTTCCCCGCGTCCGGATCCTGGCTTTCAAGGACGTGATGACCGCAGCAGGCCTCCCCACCCGTCCCGAATGGGATGAGTGGGGGGATTTTACCGTCCGCAGCGGGCAGGAGGCCTTCCGCCGGCTCTGGGCCAAGCCGGGGGAGAAGCCAACAGCGATCTTCTGCGCCTCGGATGAGATGGCCATGGGAGTCATCTTTGAAGCCATGCGGCTTGGCGTCCGGGTGCCGCAGCAACTCTCCGTAGTGGGCATCGACAACCACGATTTCGCCGACGCCATGGGCCTGACCACTGTGGGCCAGCGGCCCGACGAACAGGCCGAGCTGGCCACCAAGATGCTCCTTGACGAACTGGACGGGGAGACGGGATCGGTACAGTCCGCCGTCGCGCCCCATGAATTGATCGTCAGAAGGACGACGGCGCCGCCCCAGTCCTAG
- a CDS encoding exodeoxyribonuclease III, whose protein sequence is MKIATWNVNSLRARADRVEAWLQRSDCDVLAIQETKCKDDNFPWELFERMGYEVAHFGVNQWNGVAIASRVGLDDVERTFLDQPSFGKAGTDPVQEARAMAATCAGVRIWSLYVPNGRSLDDEHMPYKLKWLESLKTHAQELLARNPEAQVALMGDWNIAPLDEDVWDIDLFINNRSTHVSPPERAAFHAFESAGFTDVVRPYTPGPGVYTYWDYTQLRFPKKEGMRIDFVLASPALAARVTGASIDREERKGKGASDHAPVLVELAG, encoded by the coding sequence GTGAAGATTGCTACCTGGAATGTGAATTCGCTCCGTGCCCGTGCCGACCGCGTGGAAGCCTGGCTTCAGCGCAGTGACTGCGACGTGCTCGCCATCCAGGAAACCAAGTGCAAGGACGACAACTTTCCCTGGGAGCTCTTCGAACGGATGGGCTACGAGGTGGCCCACTTCGGCGTCAACCAGTGGAACGGCGTAGCCATCGCCTCCCGGGTGGGGCTCGACGACGTGGAGCGGACGTTCCTGGACCAGCCCTCATTCGGCAAGGCGGGCACGGACCCCGTGCAGGAGGCACGCGCCATGGCGGCGACCTGCGCCGGCGTCCGGATCTGGAGCCTGTATGTCCCCAACGGCCGCTCGCTGGACGATGAGCACATGCCGTACAAACTCAAGTGGCTGGAAAGCCTGAAAACGCACGCCCAGGAACTGCTCGCCCGGAATCCGGAAGCCCAGGTGGCGCTGATGGGCGACTGGAACATCGCCCCCTTGGACGAGGACGTGTGGGACATCGACCTTTTCATCAACAACCGCTCCACCCACGTCAGTCCGCCGGAGCGCGCAGCATTCCACGCTTTCGAGTCGGCCGGTTTCACCGACGTCGTCCGGCCCTACACTCCCGGCCCGGGCGTCTACACCTACTGGGACTACACCCAGCTGCGCTTTCCGAAAAAGGAAGGCATGCGGATCGATTTCGTGCTGGCCTCCCCGGCCCTGGCCGCGCGTGTCACCGGCGCCTCGATCGACCGCGAGGAGCGCAAGGGCAAGGGCGCCTCGGACCATGCCCCCGTACTGGTGGAACTGGCGGGCTGA